Proteins encoded within one genomic window of Rossellomorea vietnamensis:
- a CDS encoding LLM class flavin-dependent oxidoreductase, translating to MKLSVLDQSVIERGGDAGTAFRNTVRLAQVTEKLGYTRFWVAEHHNTNGLAGSAPQVLISHIASMTRTIRVGSGGVLLPQYSPYKIAEDFKVLETLFPHRIDLGIGRSPGGSYETRMALTDGLKKSMNEFPGQVEALQNYLHLSSEQSVKAYPDIPSPPLPWILGITHRGARVAAEKGTAFTFGHFINPVNGKRAMDYYQTHFQTSSSLARPLSNVCIFVVCAPTEEKAEEMALIQDLWLLAVEKGIDTEIPSVEEAKARVLTPKEKEKIKENRKRAIVGTPQKVKEELQMLREVYQTDEFMIITNVSGFEDKVRSYELIAEAVL from the coding sequence ATGAAGTTGAGTGTATTGGATCAGTCTGTGATTGAGAGGGGTGGGGACGCTGGCACTGCGTTTCGGAATACAGTCAGGCTTGCGCAGGTTACAGAGAAGTTAGGGTACACACGATTCTGGGTGGCGGAGCATCATAATACGAATGGCCTTGCAGGTTCGGCTCCCCAGGTACTGATTTCACATATTGCGTCCATGACGCGTACAATCCGGGTAGGATCTGGGGGTGTCCTTCTTCCACAATACAGTCCGTACAAAATTGCGGAAGACTTCAAGGTGTTGGAAACCCTATTTCCCCATCGCATCGATCTAGGAATCGGTCGTTCCCCAGGGGGATCATATGAAACACGGATGGCTCTTACGGATGGGTTGAAAAAGAGTATGAATGAGTTTCCGGGGCAGGTGGAGGCACTTCAGAATTACTTGCATCTCTCATCTGAACAAAGCGTGAAGGCTTATCCTGACATACCGTCTCCTCCACTTCCATGGATACTGGGCATCACCCACCGTGGTGCCAGGGTGGCAGCTGAAAAAGGCACGGCCTTTACCTTTGGTCACTTCATCAATCCGGTCAATGGGAAGCGGGCGATGGATTATTATCAAACCCACTTTCAAACTTCATCCTCATTAGCCCGACCCTTGAGCAATGTGTGTATCTTTGTCGTGTGCGCTCCAACCGAGGAGAAAGCAGAAGAAATGGCTCTCATACAAGACTTGTGGTTATTGGCTGTAGAGAAGGGGATTGATACTGAAATTCCTTCCGTGGAAGAAGCAAAGGCAAGGGTTCTTACACCGAAAGAAAAAGAAAAAATAAAGGAGAACAGAAAAAGAGCGATAGTCGGAACTCCTCAAAAGGTGAAGGAAGAGCTCCAGATGCTAAGAGAAGTATATCAAACCGATGAATTCATGATCATCACCAATGTGTCAGGATTCGAAGACAAAGTAAGGTCGTATGAGTTGATCGCTGAGGCGGTTCTCTAA
- a CDS encoding permease yields MIGISIATKWEYEAALEYFGIKNDEIFAYPFGEYFIRTMNDTELVFYSTGVRKVNGVGGTQYMISKYNLTKVIVAGTCAGIDDRFRNLDIIVPDKAVQYDCTVKEVEPLIKQSFIVDIDLSKYGNVFYTGTIGTADKAVVMWKDYLELKENKITIADTEAGAIAYICKKNDVECIIVKGISDFPTDESNSDPFESNIEQINVYIENTPKVMNKIFGEYLIRFI; encoded by the coding sequence ATGATAGGAATCAGTATAGCAACGAAGTGGGAATACGAAGCGGCATTGGAATATTTCGGCATAAAAAATGATGAAATATTCGCTTATCCTTTTGGCGAATATTTCATAAGAACAATGAATGATACCGAACTTGTTTTTTATAGTACCGGTGTAAGAAAAGTAAACGGAGTCGGTGGTACTCAGTATATGATTTCTAAATATAACTTAACGAAAGTAATCGTTGCTGGAACCTGTGCAGGAATAGATGACAGGTTCAGAAATTTGGATATTATTGTACCCGATAAAGCCGTTCAATATGATTGCACGGTAAAAGAAGTTGAGCCTCTTATTAAACAATCCTTCATCGTCGATATAGATCTGTCAAAATACGGAAATGTTTTTTATACCGGAACAATCGGCACCGCTGATAAAGCAGTCGTTATGTGGAAGGACTATTTAGAACTTAAAGAAAACAAAATAACGATAGCCGATACAGAAGCGGGAGCCATTGCGTATATCTGTAAGAAGAATGATGTTGAATGTATCATTGTGAAAGGAATATCTGATTTTCCAACAGATGAAAGTAACTCTGATCCATTCGAATCAAACATTGAACAGATAAATGTCTATATAGAAAACACACCCAAAGTGATGAACAAAATATTTGGCGAATATTTAATTAGATTTATCTAA
- a CDS encoding MBL fold metallo-hydrolase — protein sequence MSLILIVLFAVILTAFLIVKYYPAFGKKPSGERVFSSPQYSQGSFQNSIPTSMDTSFSASVSMIRDLVKRNANRKPDVDLPRVAFPSFSHPHPVTNVTWFGHSASMLEMDGKRLLLDPMFGSAPSPFPWIGGKRYSRELPFQLDELPSIDAVIFSHDHYDHLDYGTIRKLRTIVKQFFVPIGVGSHLERWGIHPDHIVELDWWEEKEWAGLTLVCTPARHFSGRSLNDRNASLWCSWCISGISSNIFFSGDSGYGPHFKEIGEKYGPFDLTLMECGQYDPRWAPIHMLPEETVQAHIDVNGKWMLPVHWGAFTLSFHAWTDPIERVTKFGEDRNVPIVTPKIGETFLVEGDSFPSSKWWE from the coding sequence ATGTCTCTCATTCTTATAGTGCTATTCGCTGTCATTTTGACCGCTTTCCTGATTGTAAAGTACTATCCCGCATTTGGAAAAAAACCCTCAGGTGAACGGGTTTTCTCATCGCCTCAGTATTCACAAGGATCCTTTCAAAACTCGATTCCCACTTCCATGGACACGAGCTTTTCTGCATCCGTTTCCATGATCCGCGACCTCGTAAAACGAAACGCTAATCGCAAACCTGATGTTGATCTTCCAAGAGTCGCTTTCCCATCTTTTTCCCACCCCCACCCTGTGACAAATGTTACGTGGTTCGGACACTCTGCTTCGATGCTTGAAATGGACGGGAAGAGACTGCTGCTTGACCCCATGTTTGGCAGTGCCCCATCCCCATTTCCATGGATAGGGGGAAAAAGGTACAGCAGGGAGCTTCCCTTTCAACTCGATGAACTGCCTTCCATCGATGCTGTGATTTTTTCCCATGATCACTATGATCATCTTGATTACGGGACGATTCGAAAGCTTCGCACGATAGTGAAGCAATTCTTTGTTCCCATTGGGGTAGGCAGCCATTTGGAACGTTGGGGAATTCATCCCGATCACATAGTGGAGCTTGATTGGTGGGAGGAAAAGGAATGGGCCGGCCTTACACTCGTATGTACTCCTGCCCGGCATTTCTCCGGCAGAAGCCTGAATGACCGGAACGCTTCCTTATGGTGTTCATGGTGTATAAGCGGCATTTCCTCCAACATCTTTTTCAGTGGGGATAGTGGGTATGGCCCACATTTCAAAGAGATTGGTGAGAAGTACGGTCCGTTCGATTTGACCTTGATGGAATGCGGACAGTATGACCCCAGATGGGCACCGATTCATATGCTCCCTGAAGAAACCGTCCAAGCCCATATTGACGTGAATGGGAAATGGATGCTGCCCGTCCATTGGGGGGCTTTCACATTATCTTTCCATGCATGGACAGATCCGATTGAACGTGTCACAAAATTCGGAGAAGACCGGAATGTCCCCATTGTAACGCCTAAAATCGGGGAAACCTTTCTTGTGGAGGGAGATTCATTCCCATCTTCTAAATGGTGGGAATGA
- a CDS encoding NAD(P)/FAD-dependent oxidoreductase, whose protein sequence is MELHNGQLYWPTTLKNRQEDFDQKYDAVIIGGGMSGALCAYSLVQEGLNVAIIEKRTLAAGSSSANTGLLQFSNDVMLHELMDQIGEDKAVSFYSLCMEAVENLEKVAMNLPVSPDFIRRKSIYYASTSRHVPKLKKEYKTLNEHGFPVEYWSRKEMKDRLPFSKAGALITHGDAEVNPYKFVNGIFDYLKDGKQTTIFENLEATNIEEHSTGVNIQTPDGIIQATHLIHATGYETPPLNKKVGSDINRSYAIATEPIEDLSQWDDRALIWETKRPYLYLRTTVDNRIIAGGLDEDPAEAPQSEKKIEKRGKRIEKEVQKLFPDLKIKMDYAWGASFGESLDNLPYIGKHPDKDRIYYLLGYGGNGTVYSMLGANILRDLISGRPNPDAEIVKLDR, encoded by the coding sequence ATGGAATTACATAATGGTCAATTGTATTGGCCAACCACATTAAAAAATAGACAAGAAGATTTTGATCAAAAATATGATGCAGTTATTATAGGAGGCGGGATGTCAGGGGCATTATGCGCCTATTCACTCGTCCAGGAAGGCTTGAATGTTGCCATCATTGAAAAACGGACGCTGGCTGCCGGCAGTTCATCCGCCAATACAGGTCTGCTTCAGTTTTCCAATGACGTCATGCTTCATGAATTGATGGACCAGATTGGAGAAGACAAAGCGGTTAGTTTTTATTCCTTATGTATGGAAGCAGTGGAGAATCTGGAGAAGGTGGCGATGAATCTACCCGTTTCTCCTGATTTCATCCGCAGGAAAAGCATTTACTATGCAAGCACGTCACGACATGTTCCAAAGTTAAAGAAAGAATATAAAACCTTGAATGAGCACGGCTTCCCTGTGGAGTATTGGTCTCGTAAAGAGATGAAAGACCGCTTGCCTTTTTCAAAGGCCGGCGCGTTGATCACACATGGTGACGCAGAAGTGAATCCATACAAATTCGTGAATGGGATATTTGATTATTTAAAAGATGGAAAGCAAACAACGATATTTGAAAATCTGGAAGCAACAAACATAGAAGAACATTCTACAGGTGTAAATATCCAAACCCCTGACGGAATCATTCAAGCTACGCACCTGATCCATGCAACAGGCTATGAAACGCCTCCCTTGAATAAGAAGGTGGGCTCAGACATCAACAGATCCTATGCCATTGCGACAGAACCGATCGAAGATTTATCTCAATGGGATGACAGAGCGCTCATATGGGAGACAAAGCGGCCTTATTTATACTTGCGCACTACGGTCGATAATCGGATTATTGCCGGAGGGTTAGACGAAGACCCTGCAGAGGCGCCACAAAGTGAGAAGAAAATCGAAAAACGCGGAAAGCGGATTGAAAAAGAAGTTCAGAAACTGTTTCCCGACCTGAAGATCAAGATGGACTATGCATGGGGGGCAAGCTTCGGGGAGTCCCTAGACAACCTTCCCTACATCGGGAAACATCCCGACAAAGACAGGATTTATTATCTGCTCGGTTATGGTGGAAACGGCACTGTCTACAGCATGCTCGGAGCCAACATCCTGCGGGACCTTATCTCGGGCCGTCCCAACCCGGATGCAGAGATCGTCAAATTGGATAGATAA
- a CDS encoding nuclease-related domain-containing protein, translating to MILLIVKKHEPPGIIVNLEVLLRRLPKSYSGRNEIEHQLGNFKAGYHGELSLDYYLNRLPEKEYLILHDLRLFIQSAFFQIDTLILHRNFILILEVKNIAGEIYIDTTYNQMIRNLNGKIEVFQDPILQSHRQKKDLESWLVERNYPSIPVENIVVFTNPHSHIKNSSQDHSVYQKVIRSAKLPFQIESYFQSHQNPSLSPQQVTKLTKAFLKHHIPQSYNLLKQFNISQSFILHGVYCVQCQSGSMERISGTWRCGRCLSVQKDAHTHALRDYAFLINTFITNKQTREFLKLESTSTARKLLQKLALPSTGSTRDRAYNLSPLMATPPSPPEMPALKSSKKRNSQSPHNRKKSP from the coding sequence GTGATCTTATTGATCGTAAAAAAGCATGAACCCCCTGGTATCATCGTAAACCTTGAGGTATTATTACGGCGCTTACCCAAATCCTACAGCGGAAGAAATGAGATTGAGCATCAGTTGGGGAATTTCAAGGCAGGTTACCACGGAGAGCTATCTTTGGACTATTATTTGAATCGACTCCCAGAAAAAGAATATTTGATTCTCCACGATCTTCGCCTCTTTATTCAATCCGCCTTTTTCCAAATCGATACTTTAATCCTTCATAGGAATTTCATTCTCATTTTAGAAGTGAAGAACATCGCAGGAGAAATTTATATTGATACAACCTATAACCAAATGATCCGGAATCTTAATGGTAAAATAGAGGTATTTCAGGATCCCATACTCCAGTCTCACAGACAAAAAAAGGACCTTGAAAGTTGGCTGGTGGAAAGAAATTACCCGTCCATACCTGTCGAGAACATTGTAGTCTTTACCAACCCACATTCCCATATAAAAAATTCTTCGCAAGATCATTCCGTTTATCAGAAGGTGATAAGAAGTGCAAAACTCCCTTTCCAAATTGAAAGCTATTTCCAATCCCATCAAAATCCATCATTATCTCCTCAACAAGTAACCAAATTGACGAAAGCATTTTTGAAGCATCACATACCACAATCCTATAACCTCTTGAAACAGTTCAATATCTCACAATCGTTTATTCTTCATGGAGTGTACTGTGTTCAATGTCAGTCCGGATCGATGGAGAGAATAAGTGGTACATGGAGATGCGGGCGCTGTTTATCCGTTCAAAAGGATGCCCATACTCATGCATTGAGAGATTATGCGTTTCTGATAAATACCTTTATTACGAACAAGCAAACGAGGGAATTCTTAAAATTGGAGTCCACTTCAACTGCGCGCAAACTCCTGCAAAAATTGGCCCTTCCATCGACGGGATCCACAAGGGACCGGGCATACAACTTATCACCACTTATGGCGACTCCTCCTTCTCCCCCCGAAATGCCAGCACTGAAGTCTTCAAAGAAGCGTAATTCCCAATCGCCGCATAACCGTAAAAAAAGCCCATGA
- a CDS encoding organic hydroperoxide resistance protein, whose protein sequence is MDALYTAKATAKGGRDGKVTSSDGVLDVALGMPKSLGGSGADGATNPEQLFAAGYSACFDSALNLVARQEKKKIQSNVTAEVSIGKDTDGGFKLGVVLSVAVNGVELDEAKQLVEKAHGVCPYSKATNGNIDVELHTELF, encoded by the coding sequence ATGGATGCATTATACACAGCAAAAGCAACGGCTAAAGGTGGCCGTGACGGAAAAGTAACAAGCAGTGACGGAGTATTGGATGTGGCTTTGGGCATGCCAAAATCACTTGGTGGTTCCGGGGCAGACGGGGCAACAAATCCTGAACAACTATTTGCAGCTGGATATTCGGCTTGTTTCGACAGCGCTCTAAATTTAGTGGCCCGCCAGGAAAAGAAAAAAATCCAATCCAATGTGACGGCTGAAGTGTCAATCGGGAAGGATACAGATGGAGGATTTAAATTAGGTGTTGTCCTCTCAGTTGCCGTAAATGGTGTAGAACTGGATGAAGCCAAACAACTGGTGGAAAAAGCACATGGTGTATGTCCTTATTCCAAAGCGACAAACGGAAATATTGATGTAGAATTGCATACTGAATTATTTTAA
- a CDS encoding LysR family transcriptional regulator: MDLNYFYTFKEVVKWGSYTKTGEELGYAQSSVTTQIKKLEEHYGIKIFERVGGKMRLTQSGEELYYYVEKIVSLLDEAEERISQESNLRGTLRIGTVESLAAYFITPYIKELKGKHPELKILLESGLCPNLKEGILEGKYDIAILLDRFSEHPDLTTIPIRQEKLVMIAPPGHRLHSLKQMNVRELESETLILTEKGCSYRVLLEQLLKENDVQAKSIISFSSLEAIKQCVADDLGLAILPEIAVQKDIESGKVVQIPFDHEKSPLYTQIIYLEKKWLTPPLTQLIGALTS; the protein is encoded by the coding sequence ATGGATCTGAACTATTTTTATACATTTAAGGAAGTGGTTAAATGGGGGAGTTACACGAAGACCGGGGAGGAACTCGGATATGCCCAGTCCAGTGTGACGACCCAGATCAAGAAGCTGGAAGAGCATTATGGGATAAAAATATTCGAACGGGTCGGCGGAAAAATGAGGCTGACGCAGTCAGGAGAAGAGCTTTACTACTACGTGGAAAAAATAGTGTCCCTTCTGGATGAAGCGGAAGAACGGATCTCCCAGGAAAGCAATCTGCGGGGGACCTTGCGGATCGGGACCGTGGAATCCCTGGCAGCTTATTTCATCACGCCTTATATTAAGGAACTAAAAGGGAAGCACCCTGAATTAAAGATCCTCCTTGAATCCGGACTATGTCCGAACTTAAAGGAAGGCATCCTTGAAGGGAAGTATGATATCGCTATCCTTCTTGACCGTTTTTCAGAACATCCCGACTTAACGACGATTCCCATCAGGCAGGAGAAATTGGTCATGATTGCGCCACCGGGTCACCGATTGCATTCCCTGAAACAAATGAACGTAAGGGAGCTTGAATCGGAAACCCTGATTTTAACAGAGAAAGGTTGTTCGTACCGGGTCTTATTGGAGCAACTTTTAAAAGAGAACGATGTGCAGGCAAAATCTATCATCTCCTTCAGCAGCTTAGAAGCCATCAAACAGTGTGTAGCCGATGACCTGGGTTTGGCCATCCTGCCTGAGATAGCCGTGCAAAAGGATATTGAGAGTGGAAAGGTCGTTCAGATTCCATTTGATCATGAAAAAAGCCCTCTTTATACACAGATTATTTATCTAGAAAAAAAGTGGCTGACGCCTCCACTTACACAATTGATCGGAGCCCTGACTTCATAG
- a CDS encoding winged helix-turn-helix transcriptional regulator → MNQSEICPRFEKAIGILSQRWTGLIIYQLLSGPQRNCTIKDAIGISGRLLSERLKDLEQEGIVTRTVYPETPVRIEYSLTEKGYSLEPLMRNIEKWSQEWIEKE, encoded by the coding sequence ATGAACCAATCTGAAATATGTCCACGATTTGAAAAAGCGATCGGCATCTTAAGTCAGCGATGGACGGGACTCATCATTTATCAACTGCTGTCCGGCCCCCAACGGAACTGCACCATCAAAGACGCAATAGGCATCAGCGGCAGACTTTTATCCGAGCGATTAAAGGACCTTGAACAAGAAGGAATCGTTACACGGACCGTCTATCCCGAAACACCGGTGAGGATTGAATATTCGTTAACAGAGAAAGGATATTCGTTAGAACCCTTAATGAGGAATATAGAGAAGTGGTCACAGGAGTGGATTGAAAAGGAATGA
- a CDS encoding VOC family protein: protein MNFHKGPHTFVGEVSLIVQDLKRSLSFYKEVIGFKVLEQSHKRATLTADGIHSLLSLEELEETLPKEPRTTGLYHFALLLPSREDLGKILAHLIKLNIRLGSSDHLVSEAIYLSDPDGNGIEIYRDRPASDWTWHGDQVEMTVDPIDARGILAEAEGEAWDGLPAGTVMGHIHLHVSDLKSAEEFYGKGLGFNVVSRFGNQALFISTGGYHHHIGLNTWNGVGAPAPAENSVGLNWFTLHFPNEEKRSSIIHSLESIGATIKELDDKILTMDPSGNHIYLSL from the coding sequence ATGAACTTTCATAAAGGACCCCATACATTTGTTGGGGAAGTGAGCTTGATCGTACAAGATTTGAAACGATCTCTTTCTTTTTACAAGGAAGTGATCGGGTTTAAGGTTCTGGAACAATCACATAAACGGGCCACTTTAACGGCGGACGGTATTCATAGTCTGTTATCGCTGGAAGAGCTTGAAGAAACTTTACCCAAGGAGCCGCGGACGACCGGGTTGTATCATTTTGCTCTTTTGCTGCCAAGTAGAGAAGATCTTGGTAAGATATTGGCTCATCTGATCAAGCTGAATATACGGCTCGGATCCTCTGACCACCTTGTCAGTGAAGCAATCTATTTATCCGATCCTGATGGGAACGGGATCGAGATTTACAGGGATCGTCCAGCGTCCGATTGGACATGGCATGGCGACCAAGTCGAGATGACCGTTGATCCCATCGATGCACGGGGAATATTAGCCGAGGCGGAAGGGGAAGCGTGGGACGGACTCCCTGCCGGTACAGTGATGGGGCACATCCATCTCCACGTATCAGATTTGAAGTCGGCGGAAGAATTCTACGGGAAAGGTCTTGGCTTTAACGTGGTGAGCCGATTCGGGAATCAGGCACTCTTCATTTCGACAGGAGGATACCATCATCACATAGGATTGAATACGTGGAATGGTGTAGGCGCACCGGCTCCAGCCGAAAACAGTGTGGGCCTCAACTGGTTCACCCTTCACTTCCCAAATGAAGAAAAGCGAAGCAGCATCATTCATAGCCTGGAGTCCATTGGGGCTACAATCAAAGAACTTGACGATAAGATCCTCACAATGGACCCATCCGGCAACCACATCTATTTAAGCTTGTAA
- a CDS encoding flavodoxin family protein, whose product MKVLALLGSTRKNGNSEYLAKKIVEGTDHTVVSLADLHIEPIEDLRHAEGGFLPVDDDYEQLVRMMEEHDVLLFATPLYWYGMSGPMKNFFDRWSQYLRDERFNLKEELTKKKAYVVITGGSSANIKGLPLVQQFNYIFEFVHMEFTDYLIGAGVKPGEIVNDTAALEKAERWNARFKMDDPS is encoded by the coding sequence ATGAAAGTACTGGCCCTTTTAGGAAGCACACGAAAAAACGGGAACTCCGAATATCTTGCGAAGAAAATCGTCGAAGGTACCGACCATACCGTCGTCTCCCTTGCCGATCTGCATATCGAGCCGATTGAAGACCTGCGTCACGCTGAAGGAGGATTTCTCCCTGTCGATGATGATTACGAACAGCTGGTCCGGATGATGGAGGAGCATGACGTATTATTATTCGCTACGCCTCTCTATTGGTATGGAATGAGCGGTCCGATGAAGAACTTCTTCGACCGTTGGAGTCAGTATTTGCGCGACGAGCGTTTCAACTTGAAAGAAGAGCTTACGAAGAAAAAGGCGTACGTGGTGATTACCGGAGGAAGCTCGGCCAACATAAAAGGACTTCCCCTTGTACAGCAATTCAATTACATTTTTGAATTCGTCCATATGGAATTCACAGATTACCTGATCGGTGCCGGCGTCAAACCTGGTGAGATCGTGAACGACACGGCTGCACTGGAGAAGGCAGAACGCTGGAACGCGCGATTTAAAATGGATGATCCCTCTTAA
- the msrB gene encoding peptide-methionine (R)-S-oxide reductase MsrB has translation MKKILIGIGLILIVALGAFFGPKLYASLTQKSLGSEAVKSETIDEDHAIATFAGGCFWCMEPPFEKLDGVYSVISGYTGGEEKNPTYDEVSSQQTGHVEAVQIEYDPEVITYEQLLKVFWRQIDPTDAGGQFVDRGPQYVSGIYYHNEEQMKTVQKSKKELEDSGRFDGEIVTEIQPAKTFYKAEEYHQDYYKKNKLSYKFYRSNSGRDDFLDEAWGDDRHIELKTNSLYPSFTDDELKEKLTDIQYKVTQEDATEEAFKNEYWDNKEEGIYVDVVSGEPLFSSKDKYKSGTGWPSFTKPLVEDNIVEVEDRSWFTVRTEVRSKHADSHLGHVFDDGPKPTGLRYCMNSAALRFVPKNELEEQGYGEFLSQF, from the coding sequence ATGAAAAAGATATTGATTGGAATTGGGCTCATACTCATAGTAGCTCTTGGGGCATTTTTTGGACCGAAACTGTATGCAAGCCTGACCCAGAAATCGTTGGGGAGTGAAGCGGTGAAATCGGAGACGATCGATGAAGACCATGCAATTGCGACCTTTGCAGGGGGATGCTTCTGGTGCATGGAACCGCCCTTTGAAAAACTGGACGGAGTATACTCGGTCATTTCAGGATATACAGGCGGCGAAGAAAAAAATCCGACCTATGATGAAGTATCCTCACAACAGACGGGACATGTGGAAGCTGTTCAAATCGAATACGACCCTGAGGTCATCACCTATGAACAATTACTGAAAGTCTTCTGGAGGCAAATCGATCCGACGGATGCCGGTGGACAGTTCGTCGACCGGGGACCCCAGTACGTGAGCGGGATTTACTATCATAATGAAGAACAGATGAAGACAGTTCAAAAATCAAAAAAGGAATTGGAAGATTCAGGCCGTTTTGATGGAGAAATTGTAACAGAGATCCAGCCGGCAAAAACCTTTTACAAAGCCGAAGAGTACCACCAGGATTACTATAAGAAAAATAAACTGAGCTACAAATTTTACCGAAGCAATTCAGGCAGGGATGATTTCCTTGATGAGGCCTGGGGAGATGATCGCCATATCGAACTCAAGACCAATTCTCTTTATCCCTCTTTTACGGATGATGAATTAAAAGAAAAATTGACGGATATCCAATACAAAGTCACTCAGGAAGATGCCACGGAGGAAGCATTCAAGAATGAATACTGGGACAACAAGGAAGAGGGCATCTATGTGGATGTCGTCTCGGGTGAACCTCTATTCAGCTCGAAGGATAAATACAAAAGTGGAACAGGGTGGCCGAGTTTCACAAAGCCTCTTGTAGAAGATAATATTGTGGAAGTGGAAGACCGGTCGTGGTTCACGGTTCGGACGGAAGTCAGGAGTAAACATGCGGATTCCCACCTGGGTCATGTATTTGATGATGGCCCGAAACCTACAGGACTAAGGTATTGCATGAATTCGGCAGCTCTTCGTTTTGTTCCGAAGAATGAGTTGGAGGAGCAGGGATACGGTGAATTCTTGTCTCAATTCTAA
- a CDS encoding MarR family winged helix-turn-helix transcriptional regulator, giving the protein MKDPLLLENQICFKIYTAEREITKLYRSLLEEIGVTYPQYLALLVLWEEKTISVKELGRKLFLDSGTLTPMLKRMEANGLVERKRSSEDERSVIISLTDKGLEMKEKAECVPTRLLERLEMDGDELSKLDQTLTTILDKLQG; this is encoded by the coding sequence ATGAAGGATCCACTATTATTGGAAAATCAAATCTGCTTTAAAATATATACAGCTGAGAGGGAGATCACGAAGCTTTACCGGAGCCTCCTGGAGGAAATCGGTGTCACGTATCCACAATACCTGGCTTTGCTCGTGTTATGGGAAGAAAAAACGATATCGGTAAAGGAACTCGGAAGGAAGTTATTCCTCGACTCCGGAACGCTGACCCCCATGTTGAAAAGAATGGAAGCGAACGGACTGGTGGAGCGGAAGCGTTCGTCAGAGGATGAGAGAAGTGTCATCATCAGTCTTACAGATAAAGGACTGGAAATGAAGGAGAAAGCAGAATGTGTCCCGACCCGTTTATTGGAGCGTCTTGAGATGGATGGTGACGAGCTTTCGAAGTTGGATCAGACGTTGACGACGATCCTCGATAAACTGCAGGGATAA
- a CDS encoding DUF1540 domain-containing protein, protein MAQDVLCEVSNCRYNSEGKKCSADQIFVVSHKGNKAHNSEETDCKTFEPGM, encoded by the coding sequence ACAGGACGTACTATGTGAAGTGAGCAACTGCAGGTACAACAGTGAAGGAAAGAAGTGTTCTGCAGACCAGATTTTCGTTGTCAGTCATAAAGGGAACAAAGCGCATAACAGCGAAGAAACGGACTGCAAAACATTCGAACCGGGTATGTAA
- a CDS encoding DUF6944 family repetitive protein yields MGNEQKATFGAWVAATGTVIAAIGSTPIKRIPRETLNSFNLIGNELQATGSALSADAIKEFTLTKVGNGLQAIGNVIVIAGIVRGYSDIIERELIIKGNLVQALGASTALADSFNEEHTVEELFSIYGNLLKAIGNSLQAIAVILELNDRDSGNLYAIGSWIQAIGAIISALAQSKKSSTRCCFTYSHYGNIVRMDSQ; encoded by the coding sequence ATGGGAAATGAGCAAAAAGCCACATTCGGTGCTTGGGTTGCGGCTACCGGGACCGTCATCGCCGCGATCGGGAGTACACCCATTAAGAGGATTCCGAGGGAAACGCTCAATTCTTTTAATCTCATAGGAAACGAACTTCAGGCAACAGGGAGCGCCCTTAGTGCAGATGCCATTAAAGAATTCACCTTGACAAAAGTGGGGAATGGGCTTCAGGCCATTGGGAACGTCATCGTCATTGCAGGCATTGTCAGGGGTTACAGTGACATTATCGAGCGGGAGTTGATTATCAAGGGAAACCTGGTGCAGGCATTGGGGGCATCCACTGCCCTGGCAGATTCCTTTAATGAAGAGCACACAGTAGAAGAACTATTTTCAATATACGGGAACCTTTTGAAAGCTATCGGGAACTCCCTTCAAGCCATAGCCGTCATCTTGGAATTAAACGATAGGGACAGTGGAAACCTCTATGCCATAGGCAGCTGGATCCAGGCGATCGGAGCCATTATTTCAGCCCTCGCCCAATCAAAAAAATCCTCCACTCGATGCTGCTTTACGTACTCCCATTACGGGAATATTGTGCGAATGGATTCGCAATAA